A part of Paenibacillus donghaensis genomic DNA contains:
- a CDS encoding glycoside hydrolase family 88/105 protein: MAGEGVEPQMDNSRVNKAEIIGKLNRVTDKLLKLERPDNEAELQKLGDDAGRRGYFARDFGMEEWDWPQGVGLYGLQKLEQHFGDGRYQDYAKPWMGKQLEKGLPSRNINTTAPLLSLMELEGAEELSLEWMQWLMHGLPRTKELGYQHVTSGASKSEITLNDNEIWIDTLFMAILFTAKMGVKYDNSEWRQASLHQLLLHIKYLYDKKTGLFFHGWHFGGRHNFSEAFWCRGNGWFTLGLPEYLELMRPYLDSGVFTYLQQILHSQAEALLACQSEDGLWHTLLDDPASYTETSGSAAIAAGILHGARRGLLPEAYAQQALRAIQAVLGRIDSEGTVLGVSGGTPIGAAKADYKQIIIAPMAYGQAMALVALGEALYYS; this comes from the coding sequence ATGGCGGGAGAAGGAGTGGAGCCACAGATGGATAACAGCCGGGTTAACAAGGCCGAAATCATCGGGAAGCTGAACCGCGTGACGGATAAGCTGCTGAAGCTGGAGCGGCCGGACAACGAAGCCGAGCTGCAGAAATTAGGAGATGATGCGGGACGGCGGGGATATTTCGCTCGTGATTTCGGAATGGAAGAATGGGACTGGCCGCAGGGAGTGGGGCTATACGGGCTCCAAAAGCTTGAGCAGCATTTCGGGGACGGCCGTTATCAAGATTATGCCAAGCCGTGGATGGGCAAGCAATTGGAGAAGGGGCTGCCGAGCCGGAACATCAATACGACTGCACCGCTGCTGTCGCTGATGGAACTGGAGGGAGCGGAGGAATTAAGCCTTGAATGGATGCAATGGCTGATGCATGGTCTGCCGCGGACAAAGGAGCTTGGCTATCAGCATGTCACATCAGGAGCGAGCAAGAGTGAAATTACGCTCAATGACAATGAAATATGGATTGATACACTGTTTATGGCCATTCTGTTCACGGCAAAAATGGGAGTGAAGTACGATAATTCTGAATGGCGGCAAGCGTCGCTGCACCAACTGCTGCTGCATATCAAATATCTGTATGACAAAAAGACGGGACTGTTCTTCCACGGCTGGCATTTTGGCGGCCGGCACAATTTCAGTGAAGCCTTCTGGTGCCGCGGCAATGGTTGGTTTACGCTCGGCCTGCCGGAGTATCTGGAGCTGATGCGCCCGTATCTGGACAGCGGAGTCTTCACCTATCTTCAGCAGATCCTGCATTCGCAGGCAGAGGCCTTATTGGCCTGCCAGAGTGAGGATGGGCTGTGGCATACGCTGCTGGATGACCCGGCCAGTTATACGGAGACGTCTGGGTCGGCAGCCATAGCGGCCGGCATTCTGCACGGTGCCCGCAGGGGACTGCTGCCGGAGGCGTATGCACAGCAGGCCCTGAGAGCGATCCAGGCTGTGCTGGGCAGAATTGACAGTGAGGGCACAGTGCTTGGCGTATCCGGCGGTACACCGATAGGTGCGGCAAAAGCAGATTATAAGCAGATCATTATTGCCCCTATGGCCTATGGCCAGGCGATGGCTTTAGTTGCGCTTGGAGAAGCATTGTATTACAGTTGA
- a CDS encoding alpha-mannosidase — translation MFLTEEKLVRRQAEIGKYRYRQVLELKELELAEDEDGANGVYPDVISFHDKIKLHECWSGRDRYVWLRAVTVLPLSQAGFKIAGRFDFGKSGAFNNSGFESLLFVNGEPYQGVDTNHREVIFGKELSGQTVELVFRLWSGLEGGGPPVVQEHRLSEAMIGYLDETIDDLFYMSQAALDTYRYLGSDQPEKQWLGKALNDAFREIDWSEPGSEAHAISLYRAGASLNQAVDAMPKTFDMTITAVGHSHIDVAWLWRLKHTREKTARSFSTVLRLMEEFPEYQFLQTQPQLYDYLERDYPDLFRRISDKIKEGRWEAEGAMWLEADCNIPSGESLVRQILAGKRYFREQFGIESKYLWLPDVFGYSWALPQILRKSGIDTFMTTKISWNQFNRMPHDTFWWRGLDGSEVLTHFITTSEKNGDAYTYNGRMTAALLRGIWNSYQDKAINDHLLFAYGWGDGGGGPTREMLELGRRFDKLPGMPKINMGSAGEYFAGLHERIGDTKEYVHTWNGELYFECHRGTYTSQARNKKYNRRLELLLRDAEWLHTLAGVRRGDLETSYPAEELRGIWEILLRNQFHDIIPGSSIKEVYEDSDLEYAEGEARSLALINGASEAGRSNSGQGRLTLLNSSVWDRPRYLELPGEVADTAIIHDAAGQLLEQQRTADGGRLVYVPAVPAMGTAVLQYVRGQQDNAPSWEGEVRLADVAGNSLTTPLVEVAWNDQGHFTSMRDRRNGRELLAPGMRGNVLQVFEDKPLDFEAWDIDIFYQEKMTEISQLVECALVENGPLRAVLRMVWTYHLSTITQQIIFYRDTARIDFRTVIDWHGHNQLLKAAFPVDIHAVEATYDIQFGNVKRPTHWNTSWDYARFETVAHQWADVSEKGYGVALLNDCKYGYDIKDSVLRLTLLKSATHPDPEQDQGRHTFTYALYPHTGDFVEGGVVQEAWELNNPLRTVPGEMDGEPLFSIQGGHVLVDAIKRSEDGSHVVLRLHEYAGSRTRVRVESAYPIASWQECNLMEEPQEAWRVDDLAFQIKPYEIRTFRINIGKAHK, via the coding sequence ATGTTCTTGACAGAAGAGAAGCTGGTTCGGCGTCAGGCCGAAATTGGAAAGTACAGGTATCGCCAGGTACTGGAACTGAAGGAATTGGAGCTGGCGGAGGACGAGGACGGGGCGAATGGTGTATATCCGGATGTAATCTCATTCCATGACAAGATCAAGCTGCACGAATGCTGGTCCGGGCGTGACCGTTATGTCTGGCTGCGTGCCGTGACGGTGCTGCCCCTGAGTCAAGCGGGCTTCAAGATCGCCGGAAGATTTGACTTCGGCAAGTCGGGGGCCTTCAACAACTCCGGGTTTGAATCGCTGCTGTTTGTGAACGGGGAGCCTTATCAAGGCGTTGATACCAACCATAGGGAGGTTATCTTTGGCAAGGAATTAAGTGGTCAAACCGTGGAACTTGTCTTTCGGCTGTGGTCAGGTCTGGAGGGCGGGGGGCCGCCCGTTGTTCAAGAGCACCGGTTGAGCGAGGCGATGATTGGTTATCTGGATGAAACGATTGATGATCTGTTCTATATGTCGCAGGCGGCGCTGGACACCTATCGCTATCTGGGCAGCGACCAGCCGGAGAAGCAGTGGCTGGGCAAAGCGCTGAACGACGCGTTCCGTGAAATTGACTGGTCGGAGCCTGGCTCGGAGGCGCACGCGATCTCGCTGTACCGAGCAGGTGCCAGCTTGAATCAAGCGGTTGATGCCATGCCCAAAACATTTGATATGACGATTACAGCCGTTGGCCATAGCCATATTGATGTCGCCTGGCTGTGGCGGCTAAAGCATACCCGGGAGAAGACGGCACGTTCATTCTCTACCGTGCTGCGGCTGATGGAGGAATTTCCGGAATATCAGTTCCTCCAAACACAGCCGCAATTGTACGATTATCTGGAGCGTGATTATCCCGATCTGTTTAGACGCATCTCCGATAAAATCAAGGAAGGCCGATGGGAAGCGGAGGGGGCAATGTGGCTGGAGGCAGATTGCAATATCCCGTCCGGCGAGTCATTGGTCCGCCAGATATTGGCGGGCAAACGCTATTTCCGTGAACAGTTCGGCATCGAGAGCAAATATTTGTGGCTGCCGGATGTGTTTGGGTACAGCTGGGCGCTGCCGCAGATTTTGCGCAAGTCAGGCATAGATACTTTCATGACAACCAAAATCAGCTGGAACCAGTTCAACCGGATGCCGCATGACACCTTCTGGTGGCGGGGTCTTGATGGTTCTGAAGTGTTGACGCATTTCATCACAACCTCGGAGAAGAATGGAGATGCCTATACGTATAACGGCCGGATGACAGCCGCTCTCCTGCGGGGAATCTGGAATTCGTATCAGGACAAGGCAATCAATGATCATTTGCTGTTTGCTTATGGCTGGGGCGACGGAGGCGGTGGGCCAACACGGGAGATGCTGGAGCTTGGGCGGCGGTTTGATAAGCTTCCCGGGATGCCCAAGATTAATATGGGCAGCGCCGGAGAGTATTTTGCCGGACTGCATGAACGTATCGGGGATACTAAAGAGTATGTGCATACATGGAACGGCGAACTATACTTCGAATGCCACCGGGGGACATACACCTCTCAAGCCCGCAATAAAAAATACAACCGGCGTCTGGAATTGCTGCTGCGGGATGCGGAATGGCTGCACACACTGGCCGGTGTGAGACGCGGCGATCTGGAAACCAGTTATCCGGCGGAAGAGTTGCGGGGCATTTGGGAAATCCTGCTGCGCAACCAGTTCCACGATATTATTCCCGGCTCGTCGATTAAAGAGGTTTACGAGGACAGCGACCTTGAATATGCGGAAGGAGAGGCACGGTCGCTGGCTTTAATTAACGGAGCGAGCGAAGCCGGACGCAGTAACAGCGGGCAAGGCCGCCTCACGCTGCTGAACAGCTCGGTCTGGGATCGTCCGCGTTATCTTGAATTGCCGGGAGAAGTTGCGGATACAGCTATCATCCATGATGCCGCCGGGCAGCTCCTGGAACAGCAGCGGACGGCAGACGGCGGAAGGCTGGTGTATGTTCCCGCCGTGCCTGCAATGGGTACGGCAGTCCTGCAATATGTACGGGGACAGCAGGACAACGCTCCTTCTTGGGAGGGAGAAGTGCGGCTTGCGGATGTCGCCGGCAACAGCCTGACGACACCGCTGGTTGAGGTGGCCTGGAACGATCAGGGCCATTTCACCTCGATGCGCGACCGCCGGAACGGCCGTGAGCTTCTGGCACCCGGAATGCGCGGCAATGTGCTTCAAGTATTCGAGGACAAGCCGCTGGATTTTGAAGCCTGGGACATTGATATATTCTACCAGGAGAAAATGACGGAAATCTCGCAGCTTGTCGAATGTGCCCTGGTAGAGAATGGACCGCTGCGCGCTGTCCTGCGCATGGTCTGGACCTATCATCTCTCCACGATTACCCAGCAAATCATTTTCTATCGCGATACGGCCAGAATTGACTTCCGGACCGTCATCGACTGGCATGGGCATAATCAATTGCTCAAAGCTGCGTTTCCGGTCGATATCCATGCCGTGGAAGCTACCTACGATATTCAGTTCGGCAATGTCAAACGGCCCACGCACTGGAACACGAGCTGGGATTATGCCCGTTTCGAAACGGTGGCCCACCAATGGGCCGATGTCAGTGAGAAAGGATATGGCGTGGCTCTGCTCAACGACTGCAAATACGGTTATGACATCAAAGACAGCGTGCTGCGGCTGACGCTGCTGAAATCGGCTACTCACCCCGATCCGGAGCAGGATCAGGGCAGGCATACCTTCACTTATGCGCTTTATCCGCATACAGGAGATTTTGTGGAGGGCGGGGTTGTCCAGGAGGCCTGGGAGCTTAATAATCCCCTGCGTACCGTGCCTGGAGAAATGGATGGGGAGCCGCTATTCTCTATCCAAGGCGGACATGTACTGGTCGATGCCATAAAGCGCTCGGAAGATGGCAGCCATGTGGTACTGCGCCTGCATGAATACGCCGGTTCACGGACGCGGGTGCGTGTGGAGAGTGCCTACCCCATTGCATCCTGGCAGGAGTGCAATTTGATGGAGGAGCCGCAGGAGGCATGGCGGGTGGATGATTTGGCATTCCAGATTAAGCCCTACGAGATCAGGACTTTCAGAATAAATATAGGGAAAGCGCACAAATGA
- a CDS encoding helix-turn-helix transcriptional regulator, translated as MLESELLYEQGYSVHINTPADSLFYYFDYDQRSHNINMEFQHFHDFYEIHILLDSRATHIIEGNVYALQQYDIVLLRPYRLHKTQYPLGPPHKRLIINFAMPKNIPGLETAYKSMLLPFGEEVPIYRLTSEPRRTVFDPLNTIFTLSHGVSPLNPVLIHSLFQQFLCALFQQRDRNSYVLDEIGSAIMQKIYSITAYVHSHYNGELSLDSISREFYISPYYLSHQFKSITGFTLTEYIQMTRVRNAQQLLIYTRHKISVIAEQCGFNSFSQFNRVFNKLSGMSPSEFRKQQLSSNTASTGLSY; from the coding sequence ATGCTTGAAAGCGAATTGTTGTATGAGCAAGGGTATAGCGTACACATCAACACTCCAGCTGATTCCCTTTTCTATTATTTCGATTATGATCAGCGGTCCCACAATATCAATATGGAGTTTCAGCATTTTCATGACTTTTATGAGATTCATATTCTGTTGGATTCCAGAGCAACCCATATCATCGAAGGGAATGTGTATGCCCTACAGCAATATGACATCGTTCTGCTTCGTCCGTACCGGCTGCATAAGACACAATATCCGTTAGGTCCTCCGCATAAGCGGCTGATCATAAACTTTGCCATGCCCAAAAATATACCCGGATTAGAAACCGCTTACAAAAGTATGCTTCTCCCTTTTGGGGAAGAAGTACCGATCTACCGTTTAACGAGCGAACCGCGCAGAACCGTGTTTGATCCCCTTAACACTATCTTCACCTTATCGCATGGCGTATCTCCGCTGAATCCTGTGCTGATTCACAGCCTGTTCCAACAGTTTCTGTGTGCCTTGTTCCAGCAGCGGGACCGCAACAGTTATGTTCTGGATGAGATCGGAAGTGCCATTATGCAAAAAATATACTCGATTACCGCATACGTCCACAGCCATTACAACGGCGAGTTGTCGCTTGATTCCATATCCAGAGAATTCTATATCAGCCCCTATTATTTATCACACCAGTTCAAGTCGATCACCGGCTTTACGCTAACCGAGTACATCCAGATGACCAGAGTCCGCAATGCCCAACAACTGTTGATCTACACCCGGCATAAGATTTCCGTTATAGCTGAGCAGTGCGGATTCAACAGCTTCTCTCAGTTCAATCGTGTATTTAATAAGCTAAGCGGTATGTCTCCATCTGAGTTCCGCAAGCAGCAGCTCTCCTCCAATACAGCTTCAACCGGCCTGTCCTATTAA
- the ahpC gene encoding alkyl hydroperoxide reductase subunit C, with the protein MSLIGTEVKPFKASAYHKGQFITVTEENLKGQWSVVCFYPADFTFVCPTELEDLQNQYEALKQLGVEVYSVSTDTHFTHKAWHDSSEAIGTITYPMIGDPSHTISRNFDVLVESEGHADRGTFIIDPDGIIQTVEINADGIGRDASTLVNKIKAGQYVRNNPGEVCPAKWQEGSATLKPSLDLVGKI; encoded by the coding sequence ATGTCACTCATTGGAACAGAAGTAAAACCGTTCAAAGCATCCGCTTATCACAAGGGTCAATTTATCACAGTTACGGAAGAGAATCTAAAAGGACAATGGAGTGTCGTTTGCTTTTATCCAGCAGACTTTACATTTGTATGCCCCACCGAGCTTGAGGATCTACAAAACCAATACGAAGCTCTAAAACAACTTGGAGTTGAAGTGTATTCCGTTTCTACAGATACTCATTTCACACATAAAGCATGGCACGATAGTTCAGAAGCTATTGGTACAATCACCTATCCTATGATCGGAGACCCTTCCCATACAATCTCCCGCAACTTTGATGTGCTGGTCGAATCCGAGGGTCATGCTGACCGCGGTACTTTTATTATCGATCCAGACGGTATTATTCAAACGGTTGAAATTAACGCAGACGGAATCGGTCGTGATGCAAGTACTCTTGTCAACAAAATCAAAGCAGGACAATATGTTCGAAACAATCCCGGTGAAGTTTGCCCGGCTAAATGGCAAGAAGGTTCTGCAACACTTAAACCAAGCCTTGATCTTGTAGGAAAAATCTAA
- the ahpF gene encoding alkyl hydroperoxide reductase subunit F, whose protein sequence is MILDADIKVQLNQYLQLMEGNVLLKVSVGTDDVSNEVLALVDELAAMSSSITVEKTSLPRTPSFSVNRIGEDTGITFAGVPLGHEFTSLVLALLQVSGRAPKVEQNVIDQIRNIKGEYHFETYISLSCHNCPDVVQALNLMSVLNSGITHTMIDGAAFKEEVERKDIMAVPSVYLNGEFLSSGRMTLEEILAKISDAPDASELTNKEPYDVLVVGGGPAGASASIYAARKGIRTGIVAERFGGQVMDTMGIENFISVKHTEGPKLVASLEEHVKEYGIDVMNLQRAKRLEKKEFIEIELENGAVLKSKTVILSTGARWRNVGVPGEAEFKNKGVAYCPHCDGPLFAGKHVAVIGGGNSGIEAAIDLAGIVKHVTVLEFMPELKADAVLQKRLYSLPNVTVIKNVQTKEITGTDKVNGISYVERDTEAVQHIELQGVFVQIGLVPNTDWLGDVIERTRFGEIVVDGHGATNIPGVFAAGDCTNSAYKQIIISMGSGATAALGAFDYLIRN, encoded by the coding sequence ATGATACTAGATGCAGATATAAAGGTACAACTGAATCAATACCTTCAACTTATGGAAGGAAATGTGCTGCTCAAGGTTAGTGTAGGAACCGATGATGTATCTAATGAAGTCCTAGCTCTAGTGGATGAATTAGCCGCTATGTCCTCTAGCATTACTGTTGAGAAAACAAGCCTACCAAGAACACCAAGTTTTAGTGTGAATCGTATCGGCGAAGATACTGGGATAACTTTTGCTGGTGTCCCTTTGGGACACGAATTCACTTCATTAGTGCTAGCTCTACTGCAGGTAAGTGGAAGAGCTCCAAAAGTTGAGCAAAACGTAATCGATCAGATTCGAAACATTAAAGGCGAGTATCATTTTGAAACTTACATCAGTCTCAGTTGCCACAATTGTCCCGATGTAGTTCAAGCCCTAAACTTGATGAGTGTTCTCAATTCCGGGATTACCCATACTATGATTGACGGCGCAGCATTCAAAGAAGAAGTAGAACGTAAAGACATCATGGCCGTGCCTTCTGTTTACCTGAATGGTGAATTCTTAAGCAGTGGTCGCATGACACTTGAAGAAATTCTCGCCAAGATCAGTGATGCTCCGGATGCATCAGAGCTTACTAATAAAGAACCCTATGACGTGCTCGTTGTTGGAGGCGGCCCAGCTGGCGCAAGTGCATCGATCTATGCGGCGCGTAAAGGCATTCGTACAGGCATTGTTGCTGAACGTTTTGGGGGCCAGGTCATGGACACTATGGGCATTGAGAACTTTATCAGTGTGAAGCATACGGAAGGTCCCAAGCTTGTAGCCAGTCTGGAAGAGCATGTCAAAGAGTATGGCATTGATGTGATGAATTTACAGCGTGCCAAACGTTTAGAGAAGAAGGAATTTATCGAAATCGAGCTTGAAAATGGTGCCGTGCTGAAGAGCAAAACCGTCATCCTATCAACAGGTGCCCGTTGGCGCAATGTGGGTGTACCTGGCGAAGCAGAGTTTAAGAATAAAGGTGTTGCATACTGTCCTCATTGTGACGGTCCATTGTTTGCAGGAAAACACGTAGCCGTTATTGGCGGCGGTAATTCCGGCATTGAAGCAGCGATTGATCTCGCAGGCATTGTGAAGCATGTAACGGTGCTTGAATTTATGCCGGAGCTGAAAGCTGATGCTGTGCTACAAAAACGTCTTTACAGTCTACCTAATGTAACGGTAATAAAGAACGTTCAAACCAAAGAAATTACAGGCACCGACAAGGTAAACGGTATTAGCTACGTTGAACGTGATACAGAAGCAGTGCAACATATTGAGTTGCAGGGTGTGTTTGTCCAGATCGGTCTTGTGCCCAATACGGATTGGTTAGGCGATGTCATTGAACGTACTCGCTTCGGTGAGATCGTTGTAGATGGCCATGGCGCTACGAATATACCAGGAGTATTTGCCGCAGGCGACTGTACCAATAGTGCCTATAAACAGATCATTATTTCCATGGGCTCGGGTGCGACCGCTGCTCTAGGGGCATTCGATTATCTCATCCGCAATTGA
- a CDS encoding DinB family protein encodes MTTKEVLQRFEETATHYIHELNHFNMEQLKQQPSENEWSIGQMVQHLINSALYMQLRNADQCLMPSQDALVSPAGKTEAGAAIFAEGSFPPIRIQVPPSPQYTPEQPESKEQLIQGLHTVIQRMQEIEPTLDKASKQNTVSHPRFGGLCAEEWFLLVEMHYRHHLLQLGRLTEGLVRF; translated from the coding sequence ATTACAACAAAAGAAGTATTACAACGTTTTGAGGAAACTGCGACACATTATATTCATGAGCTGAATCATTTCAATATGGAGCAGCTGAAGCAGCAGCCAAGTGAGAACGAGTGGTCCATCGGACAGATGGTTCAACATCTCATTAACTCGGCGCTGTATATGCAGCTTCGTAATGCTGATCAATGCCTGATGCCAAGCCAAGATGCCCTGGTATCTCCAGCGGGAAAAACCGAGGCTGGTGCAGCTATATTTGCGGAAGGAAGTTTCCCGCCCATTCGTATTCAGGTTCCGCCTTCCCCCCAATATACGCCGGAGCAGCCGGAAAGCAAAGAGCAGCTAATCCAAGGGTTACACACTGTCATTCAGAGAATGCAGGAGATTGAACCTACCCTTGACAAAGCGTCCAAACAAAATACAGTGTCCCATCCGCGATTCGGCGGACTATGTGCGGAGGAATGGTTTCTGCTTGTTGAAATGCACTACCGTCATCATCTTCTGCAGCTGGGCCGCTTAACCGAAGGATTGGTTCGGTTCTAA
- a CDS encoding helix-turn-helix transcriptional regulator, giving the protein MNKTDRLLAIVLELQRNKVLRAEDLAATFETSVRTIYRDIQALSEAGVSVIGAPGQGYSLMEGYFLPPVSFTVEEAVTLLIGTDFIEQWFDAHYGSKSRTSRGKIEAILPEPIRSEASRIRKSFRLRTSPEDVARIQEKAYLEVIRRALLEEKKISFRYSKRIAEADGNRQSVRTVAPYGLVLLHEAWVLIAWCELRQDIRHFRLSRMTELIELEAGFKLPADFHLEAYKPPDDRNIRVRVRVQSEIADKVRESNNFYTESIEDGAEGLLVTFRVRQPEELLHWVLSWGSGVVVLEPESFRNRVRDELENMLKRY; this is encoded by the coding sequence ATGAACAAAACGGATCGGTTGTTAGCCATAGTGCTTGAGCTGCAGCGTAACAAAGTGTTACGGGCCGAGGATTTGGCCGCTACATTTGAAACCAGCGTGAGAACCATCTATAGGGATATTCAGGCTTTGAGTGAAGCAGGCGTATCCGTGATCGGGGCGCCAGGGCAGGGATACTCCCTAATGGAGGGGTATTTCCTGCCGCCGGTTAGTTTCACGGTGGAAGAAGCGGTGACGTTGCTCATCGGGACAGATTTCATCGAGCAGTGGTTTGATGCCCACTATGGCAGTAAGTCTCGTACTTCTAGAGGGAAGATTGAAGCCATCCTGCCGGAACCAATCCGCAGCGAGGCCTCCCGGATTCGCAAGAGCTTTCGGTTGCGTACATCCCCTGAAGATGTAGCACGAATACAAGAGAAGGCATACTTGGAAGTGATTCGCCGAGCGTTATTGGAGGAAAAGAAAATAAGCTTCCGCTATTCCAAAAGAATCGCTGAAGCCGATGGGAACCGTCAAAGTGTTCGTACGGTTGCTCCTTATGGGCTTGTGCTGCTTCATGAGGCCTGGGTACTCATCGCATGGTGTGAGTTGCGTCAAGACATCCGTCATTTCCGGTTGTCCCGGATGACGGAGCTAATCGAGCTGGAAGCTGGATTTAAGCTGCCCGCAGATTTTCATCTGGAGGCATACAAGCCGCCAGACGATCGCAACATCCGTGTGCGCGTTCGGGTCCAGTCTGAGATTGCCGATAAGGTAAGGGAGTCCAACAACTTCTATACAGAATCCATAGAGGATGGTGCGGAAGGGTTGCTGGTGACCTTTCGCGTTCGGCAGCCTGAAGAATTGCTGCACTGGGTGCTCAGCTGGGGAAGCGGAGTGGTTGTGCTGGAGCCGGAATCCTTCCGGAACCGGGTTAGAGACGAACTGGAGAACATGTTAAAACGCTACTGA
- a CDS encoding LysR family transcriptional regulator: MTLTQLQCLVALAKLGSFTEAAVQMNLTQSAVSHALTAFENELNITLIERNRKGIITFTPVGKRILEYARSIVSYAEAIVQEAKAEQGEITGKLRIGYIPFIHAGMLARIITVFQERYPNVEVVLFEGTILEIEDWLNQNIIDAGFLLHPSVGKNSTLILTDELCVLVPSGHHLKERGSIALSELGAEHFILSKDECSFDIINQSGPEKEKITPHVRFRVQDSATIFAMVQEGLGITLLPRMMLSNSLEGTTILSLDPPQLLPIGMVVKSKQRSSPAVQAFIDVVSMVATMGKDRGEL; the protein is encoded by the coding sequence ATGACTTTAACTCAACTTCAGTGCCTTGTAGCTCTTGCGAAACTAGGCAGTTTTACAGAAGCAGCAGTGCAAATGAATTTAACTCAATCTGCTGTGAGTCATGCACTAACGGCTTTTGAAAATGAGTTAAATATTACTTTGATAGAGCGTAATCGTAAGGGAATTATTACTTTCACCCCTGTGGGGAAGAGGATTTTGGAGTATGCACGTTCTATTGTGTCTTATGCTGAAGCTATCGTACAAGAAGCAAAAGCAGAACAAGGAGAAATAACAGGAAAACTACGTATTGGTTATATTCCTTTCATACATGCAGGCATGCTAGCTCGTATAATAACAGTTTTTCAAGAGAGATATCCAAACGTAGAAGTGGTGCTTTTTGAAGGTACCATATTGGAAATAGAAGATTGGCTAAACCAGAATATAATTGATGCTGGATTTTTACTTCATCCGTCTGTTGGAAAAAATAGCACATTGATATTAACAGATGAGCTTTGTGTACTGGTTCCTTCTGGACATCATTTAAAGGAAAGGGGATCTATTGCTCTAAGTGAGCTAGGGGCGGAACATTTTATTTTATCTAAAGATGAGTGTTCATTTGATATTATTAATCAATCTGGTCCTGAAAAAGAGAAAATCACTCCGCATGTTAGGTTTAGGGTTCAGGACAGTGCAACAATATTCGCTATGGTGCAAGAAGGGCTAGGTATAACTCTACTACCACGTATGATGCTCTCTAATAGTCTGGAAGGAACGACAATTCTATCACTTGATCCGCCCCAACTACTACCTATTGGAATGGTTGTAAAATCAAAACAACGGAGTTCGCCAGCTGTACAGGCATTCATTGACGTGGTTTCGATGGTTGCTACTATGGGGAAAGACAGGGGTGAATTATAA
- a CDS encoding NADPH:quinone oxidoreductase family protein yields the protein MFSWQAHSLGKAEEVVKKIEIPLPEPQENEARIKVLATVLGLPDKMMLEGTYLITKTLPISFGQEIVGIVDKAGLGYPFKEGDRVMGITGYHVGLGGLAEYCLSPGDSTILAPSTLSNEEAASFLGSFHVAYVGLVHRAAIKPGETLLVLGGAGRTGSAAIQLGKALGATVIATARAKEQEEFCRDQGADYIFNPAEQGFDETIARFTEGQGVNVIYDTVGGDVYTNAVNSITLGGRVVLIGFASGTWGRPDPLHILSKGYSVTGALHLVRSEEERTESIKVLNNMLETGKIHLPPTSVYGFDNAPEALGSLRERQLELVVVRGT from the coding sequence ATGTTTAGTTGGCAGGCACATTCATTAGGAAAAGCTGAAGAGGTTGTGAAAAAAATAGAAATCCCCTTACCGGAGCCCCAAGAAAACGAAGCTAGAATAAAAGTTCTGGCTACAGTACTAGGTCTCCCCGATAAAATGATGCTAGAAGGAACTTATTTAATTACCAAAACACTACCCATTTCATTTGGTCAAGAGATAGTAGGTATTGTAGACAAAGCAGGCCTTGGATATCCATTTAAAGAAGGGGATCGTGTAATGGGAATTACAGGTTACCATGTTGGCTTGGGAGGATTGGCAGAATATTGCCTAAGCCCAGGTGACAGCACTATATTGGCACCATCAACGCTTTCAAATGAAGAAGCTGCTAGTTTCTTAGGCTCATTCCATGTTGCATATGTTGGTCTTGTTCACCGTGCAGCGATAAAACCTGGGGAAACGTTACTTGTATTAGGCGGGGCAGGCCGAACTGGTTCAGCAGCCATTCAATTAGGCAAAGCACTTGGAGCAACCGTCATTGCCACAGCGAGGGCTAAAGAACAAGAGGAGTTTTGCCGCGATCAAGGAGCTGACTATATCTTTAATCCAGCAGAGCAAGGATTTGATGAAACCATTGCCAGGTTTACTGAGGGTCAGGGCGTCAATGTAATTTATGATACGGTTGGTGGTGACGTTTATACTAACGCTGTAAATAGTATTACTTTAGGAGGGCGAGTTGTACTAATTGGGTTTGCGAGCGGAACTTGGGGACGCCCTGATCCATTGCATATCCTATCTAAAGGCTATTCTGTTACCGGCGCACTCCACTTAGTTCGCTCAGAAGAAGAACGTACTGAGAGTATCAAGGTTTTAAATAACATGCTAGAAACAGGAAAGATACATCTTCCCCCCACCTCTGTTTATGGATTTGATAATGCTCCGGAGGCCCTCGGCTCTCTTCGTGAACGACAATTAGAATTAGTTGTTGTAAGAGGAACCTAA